A window of Streptomyces broussonetiae genomic DNA:
TGCCGGCCCTCGACCTTCCTTTGCTGGCATGCGCCTCCGGTCCGAAGCACGAAAGCCCGCCTGCCCTTCGATCCGGCAGGCAAACGCGGCCTCTTCATCCTGACGGGTGAAGAGGCTGCCGCCGTGCCAGGGAGTCGGCCAGCTGCCGTCGGGCCACGAACAGCGCTGCGTCCAGTTGACGAGTGCCGGTGACGACGCACAGCGTGTACGTCGCATCCCCGAGCTTGCGGGCGGTCTCCGCGCTACCGCCGCCCTGTGCCAGGCTCCGCCTGAGGCTTTCGTACCGCTCGACCAGCTCCCGCAGGAGCGACGGATCCGCCATCACCACGGTGACCGCCTCTGTCCCGGCCCGCACCGGATCTGCCTCCTTGCTCCCACGGTCGCAGGCCTCCGTCACCGCCGCACCCCGGACTCGCACGAAACCCGGGCACCCCGTCCATACAGGGGCCGGGAACGCATGACGGCAGTCCGGTAGGTAACAGCCTGTCCCATGGTGCACGGCTGTGCTGAGGGTGAGAATGGCCCGGTGGCACAGGATTCCGATCCGTCCGGCGAGGAGGCAGACCGCATCTTCGAGCTGGAGGAAGAGGTCGACCAGCTCAAGGAAGCGGTCACCTCGCACCAGGTCGCGGACCAGGCGATCGGCATGGTCGTCGTCCTGGGCCGGGTCTCGCCGGACCAGGTGTGGGAGGTGCTGAAGGAGGTCTCCCAGCACACGAACATAAAACTGCGCAACGTCGCGGACCTGATCCTCATCTGGGGCCGCATGGGGCAGATGCCCGCAGACATCCGGGCCGAACTGGAAGACGCCCTCGACCGCCACGGCCCGACAGAAATCCCCGGGACGCCCCAGGAATGAACGGGTCCTGGACCGAGTTCCACGGCGGCCTGTTGGGGCGGCGAGCTTCGAAACACGGCCAGGCCTCACCGGCTCACCCAGATTTCCGGGCCGCCGCCATGCCACTCGATGACATCACAGTCGGCCGCATCCAGCTCGTCGCCGCACTCGAGTCCGGCACCCTGCAGCACCCGGTCCCACCGTCCGCACGGATGTGCAACCCGGCGACGGCCGTCCGCACCCATCCGCGGTCCTCGTCGCATGCCATGCTTCATGACCCACCCCGCAGCGGCATGGGGCACTGCGACCCGCCTCAGCGCCGTCCATGTCTGTTTTCCCGATTCCCTCATGCGGCCTCGTGCTCGGCCGCCCCGTCCGCCGACTGAGAGGGGGAGTTGCTCGCTTCGCCGGGGATCAGCCTCAGATGGCGGCGCACACGCGCGTGCCGCGGGCTGAAGGACGTGACGGGCAGCCAATCCTCGAACCGGTCCATGACCAGCAACAACAGCCCCAGCGCCGGTAGAAGCAGTACCGCTATGACGATCACAGCGTCGCGTCCCTTCCTCGATGGCGATACCGCGCGGGTGCCCGCCTCGCAGAGCGCCTCCACGAGGCGATGTGAAGGTGGCGTGAAGGTTGGTGCGAGAAGGCGGCGTCCCCCTAGCTTTGAGCCCGCGCCTGGCGGCTACCCGCCCGGTATGGCGAAGCCGCATCTTCCAGGACGAAAAGAAGATCACAGCGATCTCCGCGGTCCAGCATCCCGGACGCCGTCACCCCAGGAGGCTGGGCCGGACCCGCAGGTGGAGCACGCGGCACCGGACGCGCCGACGAAGTTGCCGAAACGGGCCTGGGGCGCGGTCCTGAAGGGGAGCCTGAAGGAGTTCAAGGACGACGAGCTGACCGACCGGGCGGCGGCGCTGACCTACTACGGGATGCTGTCGCTGTTCCCAGCCCTGCTCGTGCTGGTCTCCTTGCTGGGGATCACCGGAGAATCCACCACCGACAAGGTGCTGGCCAACCTCGAACAGCTGGCTCCCGGCTCGGCTCGGGACATCATCACCCGAGCCGTGGAGCAGTTGCAGGGGAGCGCCGGCGCCGGATCGGTGATGGCGCTGTGGGCATCGTGCTGGCGGTGTGGTCGGCGTCCGGGTACGTGGCCGCCTTCATCCGGGCCGCGAACGCCGTTTACGACATGCCGGAGGGCCGTCCGGTGTGGAAGATCCTGCCGGTGCGCCTCGGCGTCACGGTCGTTTTGATGGTGCTCGCCGTGGCCAGCACCCTGATCGTGGTCTTCACCGGCTCGCTGGCGAGCAGGGCGGGGCAGTCGCTCGGGATCAGACAGACGGCGCTGACGCTGTGGTCTGTCGCGAAGTGGCCTGTGCTGGTCCTGCTGGTCACGCTGACGATCGCGATCCTGTACTGGGCGAGCCCGAACGCGAAGGTCAAGGGCTTTCGCTGGGTGACACCGGGCAGTTTCCTGGCGCTTGTGATGTGGATGGCCGCCTCCGGGGGCTTTGCATTCTACGTCGCCAACTTCGCTTCCTACAACAAGACCTACGGCACGATGGCCGGGGTCATCGTCTTCCTCGCCTGGCTGTGGATCACCAACCTGGCCGTCCTGCTGGGCCTGGAGTTCGACGCCGAGACTGTGCGTCAGCGGGCAGTGGCCGACGGGCACCCGCCCGGGGCCAAGCCCTACACCCAGCCGCGCGACACCCGAACGTGGGACGAGGAGGACGTGCGCCGCCTGGACGACGTCTGACCGGCAGGCCGCGGTGAGTACAGGACTGCATGCTGGCGTCGGGCACCGGGGCTTTTGCGGCCGCACCCGCCTCCAGCCTCGCGGTGATCAATGGGGGACGGTGGGGCGGGCTCAGGGATACTTGCAGTTCATAAGGCTGCTGGCGGGGTTGCGTGAGACGGATCGGCGTTTGACCCAGAAGATTGCCGCCTGCAATGGACCGGGTGTGCAGCGGACCCTGTCGGCGGTGGAGGATTGCGCACAGAGCACCAAGCTGTGGTGCGGCGCGGCGGCGGTGATGGCCTGGGCCGGGGGCTGGCGCGGACGGCGCACCTCGGCCACCGGCCTGGCCGCGGTGGCGGTGGCGCAGGTGGTCTCAGGCGGTCTGTGTAAGCATCTGGCGGACCGCTCGCGGCCGCCGAAGGAGTGGATCCCGCACGACGAGGTGGAGGACCGTCCCGGCTCCTCGTCGTTTCCTTCCGGGCACACCGCGGCCGCCGCCGCGTTCACCGCGGCTGTCTGGCCCGGATGGCCTGTGGCGGGCGTCGCGTGTGCCGTTCCGGCCGGCGGTGGCGATCGAGTGCGTGCAGAGCGGTGCGCACTACCCCAGTGATGTCGTCGCCGGCGCCGTGATCGGTCTGTCCGCCGCCTGACTCGTTCGTCACAGCCTCCGGCTGGCGTTGCGGTGGCGGCTGCCGTAGCCGCGCTGGCCAGGCAGCGGCAAGATGACCGCGATCGTGTGAGGATCTCGTGGCGATGGTGATCCTGCCGTGGGAAGCGCACCCTGCTGGGGCAAAAGGTCCACCAGCACTTCCCCGTGGTCTGCGCGCTGCGGCCAGTTGGGCAGTGGCATCGCGTGCTCGCCACCCCCGGCCGCACCGCGCAGGCCGTGCGCCTGCCCCAAGTGAGCGCTGCGGGAGCAGGCGGTAGCCATAAGCGTGCCCGTGACCGTGGCGGCGCCTACCGGTGCGACGATCCTGGGCATGTCGCAGTAAGTCCGTCAACTCCAAGCGCTCTCAGTTGGAGCGAGTGAGCAGAAGCCCTCGGGCGAGACCTCTCCCGCCCGGGGGCATCTGCTCACATCCACCGCGCTCTCGTCACTGCCCAGGCACGTCCTGAGGGGAACGGCTGGCCGACGAAGCGGTGAGCCGCACGAACCAGCAATCCCCACATCGGTGTCCTGAACTGGCCCCTTCGGGGTACTCGCGCGGTCACCAGGGGCGCCGCAGCGTCCGTCCTGGCGGAAGAAACCAGTACAGGGAGCTGATCGTCATGTCGTTCGGTACGCAGCCGCACCACGGCCCAGGCCAGCAGACGTCGGCGGCCGAGCCGGTGGGAGAACTGGTACAGCGCGCCTCGCAGCAGCTGACCGAGCTGGTTCGCGGTGAACTCCGCCTGGCACAGGCGGAGATGAAACAGAAGAGCAAGCGCTACGGCAAGGGCAGCGGACTGTTCGGCGGCGCCGGCATCGTCGGCTTCCTGATGCTGCAGGCACTGGTAGCCACCGTGATCGCAGCGCTGGCGCTGCCGCTGCCGGTATGGGCGGCGGCGCTGATCGTCACGGCGGTGCTGGGTGTGATCGCCGCAGTGATGGCCATAAACGGAAAGAAGCAAGTCGACCAGGCTGCCCCGCCCACACCCGAGCAGACGGTCGAGAACGTGAAGGCCGACGTGGCCGAGATCAAGGAGAGTGCGCACCGATGACACAGCCGCCTCACGACGAGCCGACCGCCGAGAACACCGAGGAGCTGCGCGAGCAGGTCGAACAGACCCGCGAAGGGCTCGGTCAGACGGTGGAGGCGCTCGCAGCCAAGACCGACGTCAAGGCCCGCGCCCAGGAGAAGGCCGCCGAGGTCAAGGATCAGGCCACCGCCAAGGCCGGGCAGCTGAAGGAACAGGCCGCGCTCCAAGCCGGGCAGCTGAAGGACAAGGCGGCCGAGGCCGCGGCTCAGGTGCAGGACAAACTGCCGGAGCCGGTCAAGGACAAGGCCACCCAAGCTGCCGGGCAGGTCCGTGCGAAGGCAGCCGAGGCAGGTCAGCTGTGGCAGGAGAAGGCGCCCGAGCCGGTGCGGGCCAAGACCTCCCAGGCTGCCCAGGCGGCTCGCGGCAACCGTCTGCTGCTGGCCGCCGCTGGTGCGGCCGTCGCCGTCTGGCTGGTGTGCCGGCGCCGGAAGGGATAAGCCCATGAAAGCGTCGAAGATCGCCTACAAGCCGGTCGGTCTCGCCCTGGGCGCTCTCAGCGGCATGGTCGCCAGCGGCCTGTTCAAACAGGCGTGGAAGGTGCTCGGCCACGACGAGGACGCGCCCGATGCCACCGACGAGGACCGCGGCTGGAGCGAGGTTCTGCTCGCCGCTACGCTGCAAGGCGCAATCTTCGCAGGCGTCAAGGCAGCCGTGGGCCGGGCCGGCGCAGCCGCCACCCGCCGCCTGACCGGCACCTGGCCGGGCTGAGCAGCCCACAGGGAGAAGGGGGCCGGTAGAAAAGGACCACGCGCTGGCCCCCTCCCCACTTCACCCCAACGAAAGCCCCCCGCCAGATGTCCGATCAGAACGCGGCCACCACGCTGACAGCCGCAGCAGCCATCGTTATGATCTTGATCGCCAGGGCAGCGGCTCTGCGCCACAGCGGCAGAGGTCGCGCCGCACGCACGGTCCATCCGCCCCGCCGCCACACCACGAATGAAGTGGCTGCCGAAACAGCAGACGACGTCGCTGACGTGCGGGAGGCCGAACAGCACGTCCACCGCTGCTGGCAGCAGTTGCAGGCTCAAACCGACCCACCCGAATGACCCACTCTGCGCGATGCGCGACGCCGTGCTTCGATGGCCCATCGCGCCACCGGCTGTGGCCACGTGAGCAATTGTCAAGAGTTGTGGGTCGAGTGTCCTCGGATCTCCTCGACGGGGCGGGGTAGTTCGGTTCCAGTTGATGCCGACGGAGTGCGTCGGGCAGCGGTCTCCGGCTACGCGTGTTTGACCCCGTTGATCTGCGGTTGCTCGTCGGCCTGGTTGGCGAGCGCCCGCAGTTCGTCGGCGTAGGTGGCCCAGACATCACGGGTGAGGAAGTGACCGACGCCGGGCACAAGGTGCAGGCGTGCGCCGGGGATCGCGGCGGCGACGTCACGCGCGGACGATACTCGCAGAAGCGGGTCGCGCTCGCCGTGCAGTACCAAGGTCGGTGCGGTGATCTGGGCGAGTGGTCCGCCCTGCCATTTCGCGCCGATCTGGCGGCTCTGCGCCTTCGAGTCGCGGAAGCTGGCGACCTGGTGCACCGCCTCCTTGTCTACGAACTCGCGCACATCATGCTCGTCGATGTGTTGGCCGGGCGTGGCCAGGATGCGGGCGATGGCCACGGCCAGGTCCAAGTTGCCCTGAGGAGTCTCAGGGTAGTGAAGCCGGGCGAATCGGGGCAGGCATGCCAGGCGTAGGTAGCGCAGGATGCTCAGGCCTTTCGCGTCGCTGGGGACGGCCGAGGAGGTGGCCAGGCTCAGGACGCGCTGCGGGTGGCGGATCGCGATGCGCTGGGCGATGAGCCCACCCATCGAGTGGCCGAAGAGGTGGGCGCCTTCCCAGCCGAGGGCATCGAGGACGGCGACCGCGTCGTCGGTGAAGTCCTCGACGCTGTAGGCCGGAACTTCGCGTTGCAGCAGGGCCTTGATCGGCGGGCCGACGCGCCGGTTGGGCAGGTGGGTGGATTCGCCTGCGTCGCGCTGGTCGTAGGCCACGACGTGGAAGCCGCGGCCGACCAGTTCGGCCACCAGGCCGTTTGGCCACCAGAACCGTGTGGTTCCTAGTCCCATGACGAGCAGCAGCGGGTCGCCGCCCGCGCCGCCCAGGTCTTCGAAGGCGATCTGGATCTCGCCGTTGTGCGCGAAGCGCGTCATCGCACGCACCCCTCCCATTCGCATACGATGTTCGCGAACACTGTATGCGATAGGTAGGCTTGCGACAATACGGGAGGTTGCAGTGACAGGACAGCAGGGGCCGGTGATCTGGATGCGGCCGGAGCAAGCGCCGGTCGGACGCCCGGCCGAGCGCAGCCGCGCCGAGATCACCGCTGCTGCGGTGGAACTGGCCGACCGCGAGGGCATGGAGGCCGTCTCGATGCGCCGCGTCGCATCTGTCCTGGGCACCGGCGCCGCTTCGCTCTACCGCTACGTGGCCACCCGCGACGACCTGCTCGACCTGATGACCGACAGCACCGCGAGCGAATACAGCCTGACCGCACCCAGCGGCGACTGGCAGGCCGACCTGCTCGCCATCGCCCGCCAAGCTCGGCAGATCATGCGCCGTCACCCATGGTTGCCAACCATGGTCATGGGCCGCCCCACGCTCGGCCCCCACGGGATCGACCTGCTGGAGCACGTGCTCGAGGTGCTCGCCGACCACCCGGCCGGCCCCGCGCGCAAACTCGAGGCATTCGCCCTCCTCAGCGGCCTGACCGCGCTGTTCGTCCAGAACGAGATGGCTGCCGCGGAAACCAGCGACCCCCGCCAATCCGCCTACCTCCACCACATTGCCGCCGCGCGAAGCCACCCCCGCATCACCGCCTTGCTCGCCGCTTTCCCGCCCGACGACCCCCGCGACCGGTTCGATGCCGTACTCGTCCGCGCCCTGACCGGCGTGCTGGGCTGACAGTGCAGCTGACCATGCACCTGGCGGCGTGATCAGGCAGCAGCGGCCACCTCGCGTTCGACCAGGACGCCGTTCTTGAACCTGGCGCCGGAGCGGACCAGCAGGACGAGGTGGGCACCGGTGATCGCGCGCCATCGTTCCTGTGCGGACTCGACGAGCTTGAAGACCATCGCTAGGGCCGCGGCCGGGCTGCCGGCGCCGCGGGTGACCTTGGTGCGGAGCTTGACGGTGGAGAACGTGGACTCGATGGGGTTGGTGGTCCGCAGACACCTCACGATGCCAACGAGTCAACTGGCAGTGGTGAGTTCGG
This region includes:
- a CDS encoding phosphatase PAP2 family protein → MQFIRLLAGLRETDRRLTQKIAACNGPGVQRTLSAVEDCAQSTKLWCGAAAVMAWAGGWRGRRTSATGLAAVAVAQVVSGGLCKHLADRSRPPKEWIPHDEVEDRPGSSSFPSGHTAAAAAFTAAVWPGWPVAGVACAVPAGGGDRVRAERCALPQ
- a CDS encoding phage holin family protein; protein product: MSFGTQPHHGPGQQTSAAEPVGELVQRASQQLTELVRGELRLAQAEMKQKSKRYGKGSGLFGGAGIVGFLMLQALVATVIAALALPLPVWAAALIVTAVLGVIAAVMAINGKKQVDQAAPPTPEQTVENVKADVAEIKESAHR
- a CDS encoding DUF3618 domain-containing protein — translated: MTQPPHDEPTAENTEELREQVEQTREGLGQTVEALAAKTDVKARAQEKAAEVKDQATAKAGQLKEQAALQAGQLKDKAAEAAAQVQDKLPEPVKDKATQAAGQVRAKAAEAGQLWQEKAPEPVRAKTSQAAQAARGNRLLLAAAGAAVAVWLVCRRRKG
- a CDS encoding alpha/beta fold hydrolase, yielding MTRFAHNGEIQIAFEDLGGAGGDPLLLVMGLGTTRFWWPNGLVAELVGRGFHVVAYDQRDAGESTHLPNRRVGPPIKALLQREVPAYSVEDFTDDAVAVLDALGWEGAHLFGHSMGGLIAQRIAIRHPQRVLSLATSSAVPSDAKGLSILRYLRLACLPRFARLHYPETPQGNLDLAVAIARILATPGQHIDEHDVREFVDKEAVHQVASFRDSKAQSRQIGAKWQGGPLAQITAPTLVLHGERDPLLRVSSARDVAAAIPGARLHLVPGVGHFLTRDVWATYADELRALANQADEQPQINGVKHA
- a CDS encoding TetR/AcrR family transcriptional regulator, with the translated sequence MTGQQGPVIWMRPEQAPVGRPAERSRAEITAAAVELADREGMEAVSMRRVASVLGTGAASLYRYVATRDDLLDLMTDSTASEYSLTAPSGDWQADLLAIARQARQIMRRHPWLPTMVMGRPTLGPHGIDLLEHVLEVLADHPAGPARKLEAFALLSGLTALFVQNEMAAAETSDPRQSAYLHHIAAARSHPRITALLAAFPPDDPRDRFDAVLVRALTGVLG
- a CDS encoding DUF4235 domain-containing protein — its product is MKASKIAYKPVGLALGALSGMVASGLFKQAWKVLGHDEDAPDATDEDRGWSEVLLAATLQGAIFAGVKAAVGRAGAAATRRLTGTWPG
- a CDS encoding DUF5133 domain-containing protein, producing MRAGTEAVTVVMADPSLLRELVERYESLRRSLAQGGGSAETARKLGDATYTLCVVTGTRQLDAALFVARRQLADSLARRQPLHPSG
- a CDS encoding ANTAR domain-containing protein gives rise to the protein MAQDSDPSGEEADRIFELEEEVDQLKEAVTSHQVADQAIGMVVVLGRVSPDQVWEVLKEVSQHTNIKLRNVADLILIWGRMGQMPADIRAELEDALDRHGPTEIPGTPQE